From one Lotus japonicus ecotype B-129 chromosome 3, LjGifu_v1.2 genomic stretch:
- the LOC130744199 gene encoding uncharacterized protein LOC130744199, with translation MSQVSGKQDSIKGKIEKTSSGVKVMGSNAQSSAQSKKDYARKNSRTPTRKRYKSSTRSQGTRDSPVFEDVSHEISSADEEADVEASAPQTEVPVSNVPDKENSPSLDSSSESKNSEPENEAHEEVSSEESTKSPPSVHEISDADDSDDVPLASVAARMKKRRRVLVEDTPSGSQKKAKSTMDVKSKGKQKVVDSSHKKVKKTAEKKKIPRIDWESESDVEVDVQDIRTSEKKKFSGKRIPSDVPSFPIDNVSFHAAENVLKWKYVCNRRIAKEREIGKDVLECKMIVALIDRAGLRKTVMDIGKCYEKLVKEFLVNLTDDVGIPGSVEFRKVYVRGKCVTFSPAVINQALGRSDVEFVEEELSLDKVAKELTTGQVKKWPAKKLLSTGLLSVKYAILNRIGVVNWIPSHHTSAVSAILAKLIYRIGTEVPFDFGSLVFAQTLKHAETCAVKLPISFPSLLTAIILKQHPDILRMDDVAFPKGTPITLDHRLFLDPHVLDIDMPSRRTSIPVSMSASGTQSVIAELEDLSKELQVSIKVATERKLKVDTLIAKLKEEAGHEGESRSDAVEEEGSEEEESSSEA, from the coding sequence ATGTCTCAAGTCTCAGGAAAGCAAGACTCCATTAAAGGCAAGATTGAGAAGACATCTTCTGGAGTCAAGGTTATGGGATCGAATGCGCAATCCTCCGCTCAATCCAAGAAGGATTATGCAAGAAAGAATTCAAGAACTCCTACCAGAAAGCGCTACAAGTCGAGTACGAGATCTCAGGGCACTCGTGACTCACCTGTGTTTGAGGATGTTTCTCATGAAATTTCCTCTGCGGATGAAGAGGCAGATGTTGAGGCTTCTGCTCCTCAAACTGAAGTTCCTGTATCCAATGTGCCTGATAAGGAGAATTCACCATCTCTGGATTCATCCTCTGAGTCCAAGAACTCAGAACCAGAGAATGAAGCCCACGAGGAGGTCTCTTCTGAGGAGTCTACCAAATCTCCTCCATCTGTTCATGAAATTTCAGATGCTGATGACTCAGATGATGTTCCTCTAGCAAGTGTTGCTGCCaggatgaagaagagaagaagggtTCTTGTTGAAGACACCCCCTCTGGTTCACAAAAGAAGGCCAAATCCACTATGGATGTGAAGAGCAAAGGTAAACAAAAGGTTGTGGATTCCTCACACAAGAAGGTAAAGAAAACtgctgagaagaagaaaattccaAGGATTGATTGGGAATCTGAGTCTGATGTTGAAGTCGATGTTCAGGACATTCGGACTTCTGAAAAGAAGAAATTCTCTGGTAAGCGAATTCCTTCAGATGTTCCTTCTTTCCCTATTGATAATGTTTCCTTTCATGCTGCTGAAAATGTTCTCAAGTGGAAATATGTTTGCAACCGCCGGATTGCAAAAGAAAGGGAGATTGGCAAGGATGTGCTTGAGTGTAAGATGATTGTTGCTCTCATTGACCGGGCTGGTCTAAGGAAGACAGTCATGGATATTGGAAAATGTTATGAGAAGCTAGTGAAAGAGTTCCTAGTTAATTTGACAGATGATGTTGGCATTCCTGGAAGTGTTGAATTCAGGAAAGTTTATGTGCGAGGGAAATGTGTAACTTTTTCTCCTGCTGTGATCAACCAAGCCCTTGGAAGAAGTGATGTGGAGTTTGTTGAGGAAGAATTGTCTTTGGACAAGGTTGCCAAGGAACTCACTACTGGACAAGTGAAGAAGTGGCCTGCTAAGAAGCTTTTATCTACAGGGTtattgagtgtgaagtatgctattctgaACAGGATAGGAGTGGTGAATTGGATCCCTTCTCATCATACCTCTGCTGTCTCTGCAATTTTAGCCAAACTGATCTACAGAATTGGGACTGAGGTGCCTTTTGATTTTGGCTCTTTGGTGTTTGCTCAAACTTTGAAACATGCAGAAACTTGTGCTGTAAAGCTGCCTATTTCTTTTCCTTCACTCCTGACTGCTATCATCCTGAAGCAGCATCCTGATATACTCAGAATGGATGATGTGGCTTTTCCTAAGGGTACCCCCATCACTTTGGATCATCGCTTGTTCCTGGATCcccatgtcctggacattgataTGCCATCTCGCAGGACATCAATTCCTGTTTCAATGTCTGCTTCTGGAACTCAGAGTGTTATTGCTGAACTGGAGGATCTTTCAAAGGAGCTGCAGGTGTCTATCAAGGTTGCTACTGAGAGGAAGCTGAAGGTGGATACTTTGATTGCTAAGCTTAAAGAGGAGGCAGGTCACGAGGGTGAGTCTAGAAGTGATGCTgtagaggaggaaggatctgaggAAGAGGAGTCTTCATCTGAAGCTTAA